The Callospermophilus lateralis isolate mCalLat2 chromosome 15, mCalLat2.hap1, whole genome shotgun sequence genome window below encodes:
- the Dusp13a gene encoding dual specificity protein phosphatase 13A yields MAEALLPELEGDAEARPCPSVLELEELLRAGKASCSRVDEVWPNLFIGDAATANNRFELWKLGITHVLNAAHGGLYCQGSPDFYGSSVSYLGVPAHDLPDFDISTYFSSAADFIHRALSTPGAKVLVHCVVGVSRSATLVLAYLMLHQQLSLRQAVITVREHRWIFPNRGFLHQLCQLDKKLRGTSRS; encoded by the exons ATGGCTGAGGCCTTGCTCCCAGAGCTGGAGGGAGATGCCGAAGCCAGGCCTTGCCCCAGTGTCCTGGAGCTAGAGGAGCTCCTGAGGGCAGGGAAGGCCTCTTGCAGCCGTGTGGATGAAGTTTGGCCCAATCTTTTCATAGGAGATGC GGCCACGGCAAATAACCGCTTTGAGCTGTGGAAGTTGGGCATCACCCACGTGCTGAACGCCGCCCATGGGGGCCTCTACTGTCAGGGCAGCCCTGATTTCTACGGCAGCAGTGTGAGCTACCTGGGGGTGCCAGCCCACGACCTCCCTGATTTTGACATCAGCACCTACTTCTCCTCTGCAGCTGACTTCATCCACCGTGCCCTCAGCACACCTGGGG CCAAAGTCCTCGTGCACTGTGTGGTGGGTGTGAGCCGCTCTGCCACACTGGTCCTGGCCTACCTCATGCTGCACCAGCAGCTGTCCTTGCGTCAGGCAGTGATCACTGTGAGGGAACACCGGTGGATCTTCCCCAACCGCGGCTTCCTCCACCAGCTCTGCCAGCTGGACAAGAAACTGCGGGGTACAAGCCGGAGCTAA
- the Dusp13b gene encoding dual specificity protein phosphatase 13B isoform X1, with protein sequence MLRAQHGIHPRVCHSIYFLLCPSPHLRHWLQSPQKQHQMCRDRRLEAGSTNRLSEKTTACIGHPLRMNSLQKQDLRRPKIHGAVRASPYSPPTLASLQRLLWVRRATMLNHINEVWPNLFLGDAYAARDKSQLIQMGITHVVNVAAGKFQVDTGAKFYHGMPLEYYGIEADDNPFFDLSVYFLPVAQYIRTALNTPRGRVLVHCAMGVSRSATLVLAFLMIYENMTLVEAIQTVQAHRDICPNSGFLRQLQVLDNRLGRETGRLMT encoded by the exons ATGCTGAGAGCGCAGCATGGGATCCATCCTCGAGTCTGCCACTCCATCTACTTCCTCCTGTGTCCCTCACCCCATCTCCGTCACTGGCTTCAGTCCCCACAG AAACAGCATCAAATGTGCAGAGACAGACGGCTGGAAGCTGGCAGCACAAATCGCCTGTCAGAAAAGACCACAGCCTGCATTGGACACCCCCTCAG GATGAACTCACTGCAGAAACAGGATCTCCGGAGGCCCAAGATCCACGGAGCAGTCCGGGCATCTCCCTATTCGCCACCCACGCTGGCCTCGCTGCAGCGCTTGCTGTGGGTCCGTCGGGCCACCATGTTGAACCATATCAATGAGGTCTGGCCCAACCTCTTCTTGGGAGATGC GTATGCTGCCCGGGACAAGAGCCAGCTGATCCAGATGGGTATTACCCATGTTGTGAATGTTGCTGCAGGCAAGTTTCAAGTGGACACAGGTGCCAAGTTCTACCATGGAATGCCCTTGGAGTACTATGGCATCGAGGCTGATGATAACCCCTTCTTTGACCTCAGTGTCTACTTTCTGCCTGTTGCTCAATATATCCGAACTGCCCTCAATACTCCCCGAG GCCGCGTGCTGGTACACTGTGCCATGGGGGTAAGCCGCTCTGCCACACTTGTCCTGGCCTTCCTCATGATCTACGAGAACATGACACTGGTAGAGGCCATCCAGACGGTGCAGGCCCACCGAGATATTTGCCCCAATTCAGGCTTCCTCCGGCAGCTCCAGGTTCTGGACAACCGGCTAGGGCGGGAGACGGGGCGGCTAATGACCTGA
- the Dusp13b gene encoding dual specificity protein phosphatase 13B isoform X2, whose product MGSILESATPSTSSCVPHPISVTGFSPHRNSIKCAETDGWKLAAQIACQKRPQPALDTPSGGMNSLQKQDLRRPKIHGAVRASPYSPPTLASLQRLLWVRRATMLNHINEVWPNLFLGDAYAARDKSQLIQMGITHVVNVAAGKFQVDTGAKFYHGMPLEYYGIEADDNPFFDLSVYFLPVAQYIRTALNTPRGRVLVHCAMGVSRSATLVLAFLMIYENMTLVEAIQTVQAHRDICPNSGFLRQLQVLDNRLGRETGRLMT is encoded by the exons ATGGGATCCATCCTCGAGTCTGCCACTCCATCTACTTCCTCCTGTGTCCCTCACCCCATCTCCGTCACTGGCTTCAGTCCCCACAG AAACAGCATCAAATGTGCAGAGACAGACGGCTGGAAGCTGGCAGCACAAATCGCCTGTCAGAAAAGACCACAGCCTGCATTGGACACCCCCTCAGGTGG GATGAACTCACTGCAGAAACAGGATCTCCGGAGGCCCAAGATCCACGGAGCAGTCCGGGCATCTCCCTATTCGCCACCCACGCTGGCCTCGCTGCAGCGCTTGCTGTGGGTCCGTCGGGCCACCATGTTGAACCATATCAATGAGGTCTGGCCCAACCTCTTCTTGGGAGATGC GTATGCTGCCCGGGACAAGAGCCAGCTGATCCAGATGGGTATTACCCATGTTGTGAATGTTGCTGCAGGCAAGTTTCAAGTGGACACAGGTGCCAAGTTCTACCATGGAATGCCCTTGGAGTACTATGGCATCGAGGCTGATGATAACCCCTTCTTTGACCTCAGTGTCTACTTTCTGCCTGTTGCTCAATATATCCGAACTGCCCTCAATACTCCCCGAG GCCGCGTGCTGGTACACTGTGCCATGGGGGTAAGCCGCTCTGCCACACTTGTCCTGGCCTTCCTCATGATCTACGAGAACATGACACTGGTAGAGGCCATCCAGACGGTGCAGGCCCACCGAGATATTTGCCCCAATTCAGGCTTCCTCCGGCAGCTCCAGGTTCTGGACAACCGGCTAGGGCGGGAGACGGGGCGGCTAATGACCTGA